The DNA window GTCACGGCGGCCGAGCCGTCCTTCCAGCGGACCAGCACCCGCGTTTCCGGCGAGGTCGGCTGCATCCCTTGCTGGAAGGCGATCGCCTGCAGGGGCAGGTCGTCGGGGTGGCTTTCGGTAATCGCATCGGCCAGTGGCAATTCCAGCAGCGGCCGATGGTGGTACAGGTTCTTCTTCGGGGCGCCCGCTTTCACGCCCAGCAGATTCAGCAGGCTCTGTTCCGGTTCGTTGTACTGGTTGAGATGTCCCAGACCGGTCGAGGCGTACAGCACGCCGCCGTCGGTCACCCATTTTTCCAGCCGCGGGACGGCCTTGTCGTTGACCCACTCGCCGGCAAAATAGATCGCCCGGTACTGGTCCAGGTTCTTGGATTCGACGATGTCGTCTTCCGTGATCAGGTCCACCTGGTACTGGGCCTGCCGCAACGCCAGGTAGATCAGCTGCTGGTCCTTACGGCAAATGTTCTGCACCGGCTTGCCGGCCAGGTGGGACATCCGCAGAAAGCGATCGGCCGCCGTGTTCACCGCCGCATGATCCTCATTGAGGGCCGTCGCCTTGCCCGTCACGACCGCCACCCGGGCGCGGCGGGGCTGGGCGCCGTCGAGCAGCGATTCGACCGCCGCTGTGTCGTAGGTCGATTCGAAGATCGCCTGGAACATTTCCGGGTATTGCCAGCTGACGTAGTTCTCGGAATAGTTCTCCTGCGGGCCGACCCAGAAGTGGTCAATGTGTTTGGCCCCGGCGCCAATCGCCAAGAGCGAGTTCCGGCGGAAGTAGTCGGCCGGCTGACCGGGCGAGTGCGGCATGATGTACATGTGGATCGGCAGGTTGTGGTATTTGGTCGCCGACCGCATCCGGGCAAACATGAACGAGATCGTCTGCGGCAACTCGGGCACAAAGAACAAGTAGTCCTCGGCCCAGAACATCGACATCGCCTGGTGCTTGAAGGCGTCAATCCACTGCAGCTGGTCGCCGTAGTACATGACCCCGTGATGGGGCGAGAAATTGGCGCCGGTCAGCACCTGCGGCCCAAACGCCTGCTTTGCAACGGCGGTGAGCTGGCGGTACTTCTCAAACCGCTGCTCCGCCCCGAACAGACGGCCGTACCACTGCAGGCGAGCATTGCCGCCCGGAGTGGCCTGGCGCGGATCGACGCCCAGGTCCTCGCGGGTGAGACGATGCTTCTGCAGCCAGGCCCGGAACGGCTCCAGGTACTGCGGATCGTCGAGCTTCACGCCGCCGATGGTGATCTCATCGCCAAAACTACAGACGCGAAAGCTCCCCTTCTGTGCTCCCAGCTGCGCCGCGTAGTCTTTGATCGCCTGTTCATTGCGCAGATGCTGGTGATAGCCGTCGACTTTGAGCGTTTGATAGGGGGCCGGCAGCTGCGTGTTGTAACCCAGGGCGTCTTTCAAAGCGAGCGCCCAGGGCTGGCCGCCCCGGTCAAAGCCGCCATAAAACGGGATCAGTTTCGGTTTGGTCGGGAACGCTTTGCGCCACTCGGTTTTCGACTGGGCGATCAGATCGGCGGCGATGTCGCGCGACAGACGCAGCGTTTTCTCTTTGTTCCAGGTAATGTCGATCGGGAAGTGGATCGTTTCCCCGTTCGGCACATCCAGTTCGCCCAGCACTTGCCGGCCGGCGCTGTCGAGCGCCACCTGGACCGGCACCAGGACGCTGCCGCCCACCGCTGCCGGCGTGGTGCGGGCCGCCTTGCTGTCCAGTTCGCCATCGACCAGCGTCACCTGCAGGCCTTCATCGGTCAGCAGTTCGACAACCTGGTTGATGTTCACCCAGGGACTCCAGGCGCCGGGCGAGACGGCCGCTTCCGGAACCAGGCCGTGCTTTGGCGCACAGTGCCAGGTGAAGTGGCCGAAATGCGTGAACAGCTTCGCCTTGACCGGAGTGCGGGCCGTATTCTTGAAACGGAAGTAAAGCGGCGTCGAACGGATCGCCTCGTAAATGAACGGGCTCTTCGCCTGGCCGTGCTTTTCCCAGCCGATACAGGTGTCCTCGGTGCTGCTGGTCAGCAGGACAAAGTCCACGTAACGGTCGCCGGCCGGTTCCGGATTGTCGACGGTGATCAGCCGGATCTCGGCCGGGCCCGCTTTGAGTTGGGCCGCGTTCTTGGGAGCCTCAGCTGCATCGTGATCGACGCCCCAGGGGAACCACAGCTGCTTTTGCGGCGGCAGGTTATAGGTCGAGGCGCCGCAGAAACTGTACATTCGCAAAGCGTCGACCTTGCCGTAATCGTGCGAGAACACTTTCCGGTTCCCTTGCCAGACCTCGACCCGATGGACGAAGTTGTAGTACGGCGGCGACTGGTACTTGCTCCAGACCCGATAGGAACCGTTGGCGGGAATCGTTACTTTCTGTACGGCGACCGCTTCTTTGCTGGCGGCCGGAGCGCCCACCAGGCCGCCATGGGTCACCCACATGGCGCCAAAGTTCTGGGTCGCATAACTCTGATCCTGGTGCATCACTTGCCAGCCCGCTTCTCCAGCAGCGGGCTGGAAGCGTTCTCCTTCGGCGACGACCACAACGGGCGCGGGAGCAGGTTCTTGCGCCGCCAGCGGCAGGCAGGCGAAGAGCGACAGGCAAACGTACGAAAACGGAACCAGAAATTTCATCGCGGTATCCAGCAGAGTCATGGCGGGAAATCATCGGTGAGAGAACGGCCGCCGATTGCGTGATCCGACGGCCGCTCTGGGCTACCATCTTAGTCGACGCAGCCGCCCGATCCTACTTCCAGGAGGGCCTTTCGCGTTTGAATTTGCGACGCCTGCCTACTCGCCTTGCTCGGTCGCCATCTCAGCGAGGACGTAATCCCGCGCGGCCAGGACGTGCTCAATGATGGAGTCCATCTGCTCGGCGTCGGCGAAGGGGGAAAGCACATACGACTTGAGCGCGACGACCGGCTCCCCGTAGGCGGAGTGACGATAGTTTTCGGTCAAGCCAATCGCCACGCCGCGGCCGGCCAGCGCCTCGGCATGCACGCGATGGAAAATGCGCCGATTGAATGCATTGTGGAAACGGACCTGCTCCACAAATTGCGGATCGGTCATTTCCTGCTCCTTGACGCTGAAGGTATCGACGTCGTCGGGGTAGGCGCGAAAGAGCGTAACGGGCCCGCTATTCAAATGGTTCAGCACGGTCAACTCGGCCCGGGAGCCGATCTGCTCCCGCAGTTGCTCGGCCATCTCCACCGCGTTCCCCAGTACGGCCCGAAAACCCTGCTTGCCGAACAACAGCAGTCCCGCCAGCGCAGACATCGGCCCGGCCGCACTGCGGGTGGTTTCCAGCGAGTACATGCCCGGATGATGGCCGCCGCTGTGGAACAGGTACGGCATCGTTTCCCGCTCACGGACAATGTACCGGAAGTCGTCCCGACTCCGCAGCAGGAAGAGTGTCGACACATACGGCGCGTAACCCGTTTTGTGAAAGTCGACGCCGATCGAATCGGCCAGGTCCAGCCACCGCATCCGGTGCTGCACGTTCGCCAGGGCGCGCAACGTACGGCCGCGAAACTGCATCGGGTTGGCGTCGAAATCGTAATCGTCGAACACCGACCAGGCCCAGCCGATCACTGCGTCGGCGTGCAGATGCGGAATATAGTCCAGCCCATGACGCTCCACCAGGTTATCACGCATGCGGCGGATCGCCTGGAGATCATCGACCCCAAAGGCGTCGGTCGTGCCCATGGTGGCGACGATGCAGGCGATCTTTTTCCCCTGGCTGACTGTCTCTTCGGCCGCTGCTGTCAGAGCGCGGATATCGACCGCATTGTCGGCATGCGAAGGCACGCGGATCACCTGGTCGTAACCCAGCCCCATCCAGCCGGCAATGTTCCGGCAGGCGTAATGGCTTTGCTCGGACGCCAGAATCACCGCCGGTTCGCGGATGCCATGCTGCAGGGAGCCAGGCGACGCCTTCTCCATTCCGATCCGAGCGCCGTACAGCAGCGCGCCGGTGCCGCCGAAGGTAAACAGACCGCCGGCCTGCTCGGGATCGTAGCCCACCAGGGCAGCCGTCATGGCGGAGACACGGGCTTCCACCTCGGAAAAGCGACGTCCGCTTTCATCGCTGCATAAATTGGGATTGAACAGGGCGGGCAGCACCACACCGATAATCCCGGCGATCGAAGGGTTGGCGATCACGTTGACTTGCGCCCGGGGATGGCCCCAGATCAACATCCCTTCGAGGTACTGGACCAGTTCCGGCACGACCTTTTCGACCGTCTCGCCGGATTCCGCCAGCCGCTCCAGGGCCGCCTTGGCAAAGTCGGGCTCAATCGGACGCCCCAGCAACGGGCTGTCGGACTTGAGCGCATCGACCTGGTCCAGGGCGCGCAACAGCGAGAACACCACATAACCGTCGTGCATGGGATCCGAAACGGGCGGCGGAAACGCCTTGCGAATTTCCAGCAGCAGCTTGCGGTAGGCGGTCATGGTCATTGGCTTCCGTCGTCGGAGGACGCTTTTTCCAGGTGAATCTGCAGCTCGTTGTTCAGTCGGGCAACCTCAATTTCCAGCACCTTGAGCGCCTCTTCCAGATGGGAAAGATCGCCAGCCCGGCCCAGCGCTTCCAGCTTGCCGGCCGCTTTGACCGTGGTACCGGCCGCAAACACATCGGCGGACCCTTTGAGCGAGTGGGCCGCAAAGCGAACCGCCTTCACATCGCGCTGGGCGACTGCCCGCTGCACGTCCTGCATCATTTGCGGACACAGATCCATGAACAATTTCGCCAGTGTCAGGCAGTTGGCTTCCCGTCCTCCGGAGCGGAGGATCGCTTCGGCCCAGTCGCACGCCTTGTCGTCATCGTTGGCGGCCGCCTGCAGGTGCTCGCCTGACAGTCGCTTGCCGGCGGGAGGCGGCGTCGCCGTGGAAACCGCGGCCGCCGAAGGTTCGCCGGCGTGCTTCTCTACAGGACGATTGTTGACCGAAACGATTTCTGCTTTGCGACTTTCCCGCTGCGTTCTCTCTTGGCGGTTCTCCGCGGCAGGCGGTTTTGCCGGCAACTCGCAGGACGGCTGAGGGCGTTTGGAAGCGGGCGATCGCCTGGCGCAGGATTCGATCACTTTGAAAAGCTCGGCTGAATCGATCGGTTTGGAAACATGGCTGTCCATCCCGGCGGCCAGACACTCGTTCCGGTCGCGTTCCATGGCGCTGGCGGTCATGGCGATAATCGGCAGGCGACGATCGCTGGTCTGTTCGCGTTCGCGAATGGCCGCCGTCGCCGCCAGGCCGTCGAGTTCCGGCATGTGGACATCCATCAGGACCAGGTCGAAACTTTCCTGCGCGGTCGCGTCGACGGCCAGCGCTCCGTTCCCCACGACGACCACCTCGTGGCCGCGTGCTTCCAGCAAACCGACGGCTACCTGCTGGTTCACCAGGTTATCTTCGGCCAGCAGAATGCGCAGGCCGGGCGGGCCCGAGGTGGGATGCGGCGGGCTGACCACCGTCGGGTCGGCAGGCTCTTCAAACACCGATAGCAGCGCATTCAAGACCGAAGAGTGAGTGACAGGTTTTGTCAGGGACAGCGACACTCCCAGCGACGAGAGGATTTGCTCGTCGCTCTGGCCGGCCGAAGAGACGATGATAATTCTGCAGTCGCAAAAGTCCGCCTCCTGGCGCATTCGTCGGGCAAACTCCAGGCCGTCGACATCGGGCATCAGGCAGTCCAGAAGAACCAGATCAAACGGCTGCCCTGCGGCGACTCCTTGCCGGAGCGTATCCAGGCCGGCTAGCGCGTTCTGCACGGCCGTCGGCCGCAACCGCCATTGGGACAGCATTTCGTGAAGGATCAGGCAGTTGGTGTCGTTGTCGTCGACGATCAGCACCCGCAAACCGCGGAGGGATTCGGGCGCCGCCGGCACGGGCTGGGTTCCGGTCAGGCCGAACATCGCCTGGAAATGAAACTCCGACCCCTGGCCGGGTTCGCTTTCCACCCAGATCCGGCCGCCCATCATCTGCACCAGCTGGGAGGAGATGGAAAGCCCCAGCCCGGTTCCGCCGTAACGACGCGACGTAGAAGTGTCGGCCTGGCCGAACGCTTCAAAAATCCGCTGCTTCTGCTCCGCCGAAACGCCGATCCCCGTATCGCGAACCGTCACGTGCAGTTCCACCCGATCGACCGTCTGCTGGTGGTTTTCGACTTCCACGACCACTTCGCCCTGATCGGTAAACTTGATGGCGTTGCCAATCAGGTTGATCAGGATCTGTCGCAGCCGACCCGGATCGCCAATCACGCGTATGGGCGTTTCGGGCCTGATATGACAGGCCAGCTCGATCCCCTTCTGCCCCGCCCTGACTCCCAGCGAACCCGCGGCGCCGCCGACACACTCCCGCAGGTCGAACTCAATCTGTTCCAGTTCGAGCTTGCCGGCCTCGATCTTGGAAAAGTCGAGAATATCGTTGAGCAGGCGCAACAGCGAGTCCGCCGACTGGCGAAGCGTTCGCAGGTACTGGTCCTGCTGCGGGCTCAGCCCGGTGTTCTGCAGCAACTCGGCCATGCCGATCACACCGTTCATGGGAGTGCGGATTTCGTGGCTCATATTGGCCAGAAACTCGCTCTTGGCGTGGTTGGCGGCCTCGGCCGCTTCTTTGGCGGTTTCCAGTTCGGTCTGGGAGCGTTTCAGTTCGATGGCGACCTGCTGCAGCTCCTCATACAGGGCGGAGCGCGTCTCGGCGCTGGCGGCTCTTTCTTCGGCCTGCTCCCGGCGCCATCGGGACTCTTTGAGCGCCAGCTCCTGATGCAGGCTGCGTTCGTTGATCGCTTCGATATGCCGCATCATGCGGACGCGCCGCACCAGGGAATTGATGTGCGCCAGGATCACTTCCATATCCTGCGATTTGCTGACAAAGTCATCCGCCCCTGATTCCAGCGACTTCAGCAATACGGTGCGATTCTCCTGGCCGGAAAGTATCAGCAGGCCCAGGTGGTTTTTTTGTTGATTGGCCCAGCGACGAGCCCGGTTACAAACTTCAAAGCCGTCCATTTCCGGCATGACGACATCGATGATGGCGATGTGGAAATCATTTTTGGCGAGCAGCGCGACGCCCTCGGCCCCCGAGGTCGCTGTGGTCACCTGGAAGCCGTTTTCGGAGAGCTTGCTTTCCAGTTCCGCGAGGTAGGTACGGCTGTCGTCGATCGCCAGCACGCGGCCGCCGCGGGAGAAAGCGTCCCGCGTTTCCCTGCTGAGGAAGCTCTCTGCGGGGCCAGCCGAGCGGAGCAGCCCGGTCGCTACCGCCAGCAGTTGTTCTTCCGAGCTTTCCTTGGAAAGAAATTGATCCGCCCCCGCCTCAAAGGCGGCCAGGTGGTCGCGTTCGCGCTGGCTGCCGGTCAGCACCAGAATGGGAATCACCTGCAGGGCGACGTCGCCTTTGAGCCGGCGGCACACCTCCAGGCCGGAGCGATCTTTCAGATACTGGTCGACCACCACCAGGTCGGGTGTCGCCTCCTGACACATCTGCATGGCCTGATCGGGGCTCATCGCATGCCGCACGACATGCCCCGCCTGTTCGAACAGGCGGGTGAAGGTCACCGCCTGCACGCGGCTGTCTTCGATCAGCAGGATATTCGACATTGTCGGGTTGCCCGGTAAAGTTCAATGGCGATCTCTTGGATCTGGGAGGGTTCCGCTGGGAACGCGCCCTGTAGCGCGTTAATGGGGGTTAAACCATACTCAGTTTCGCAAGAATTTCGGCGATGCCTTCGGGCGGCAGTTCCAGGCTGGCGGCGCCCAGTTGCTGGGCCGTTTTGGGCATCCCCCAGATCAGGCTGGATTCTTCATCCTGGATGATCGTGAGCCCTCCAGCCTGCTTGAGCGCCAGCAGCCCTGCAGCGCCGTCCCCGCCCATGCCGGTAAGCAGAACTCCGGCCGCCCTGGGGCCCAGTATCTCTGCCAGGGAATAAAACAGCGCATCGCCTGAGGGACAGTGGATCTCGCCCGGATCGCCTGGGACCAGTTGCATCCGGGTGGGGTTTCTCAGACTCAAGTGCCGGCCGCCCGGAGCCACCCAGACCCCTGGTCCCAGCAACTGGCCGTATTCGGCCACTTTGACCTGATGTCCCGAGGTGTTCGACAGCCAGCGTGCAAACCCGTCCTCAAACCCGTGCGAGATATGCTGCACCAGCAGAATCGGAATGGGAAACGGCGCCGGCAAGGCGGACAAAATCTCCAGCAGAACGGGCGGCCCGCCCGTCGAGGCGACCAGTCCGATCGCCGAGATGCGCTGCGGGGCAATCGCGCGCGGATACGGTTTTTTGGCGGGGGTGCGTGTTTTGTTTTCCCGCACCCTGGCGACCGCCGCCGCGATCAGTTCACGGCGCAGTTTGGGACCAATCGTCTGCAGGTGCAGCAGGACGGCCCCTTCGGGCTTTTCAATCACGCTCACGGCGCCTGCTTCGTACGCTTTCATGGCGAGGTCGACGTCCCGCTTTTTCAGGGTCGCGCTGGCGACCACGATCGGCGTGGGACAAATCCGCATGATCTCTGCGGTGGCGGTAATGCCATCCATGTCGGGCATGTGGATATCCATCAGCACCACATCGGGCTGATAGGCAGCGGTCTGGGTAATCGCCTCGCGACCATCGCGGGCTTCCGCCACGACCGTTAACTCGGGATCGTTCTCCAGCAAACGTCGAAAAATCTCGCGCTGGGTGACGGAATCCTCAACTATCAAAACACGTATCATCAGGCAGCCTAACAGGGGCAGTGGCCAGCAACAGGGCTGGGAAAACACGAACACAACAGGAAATCGTCCGGGCTTGCCCCCTGCCAGCATGGCTCCGGCTACACAAACTGCTCGACAAGCTCCAGCAGTCCTTGATCTTCAAAGGTCGATTTTACCACATAGGCGTCCGCTCCGGCATCGAGTCCGGCCCGGCGATGTTCCTCTTTTTCGCGACCTGTCACCAGAATGACCGGCAACCCATAGCGGGCTTTGATCTGACGTGTCAGGTCAAAGCCGTTGAGCCGCGGCATTTCCACATCGGAAACGACCAGATCAATCGTCCGCGAGGCCAGCAGCTCTAGCGCTTCGCCCCCGTCGCACGCAGTCGCGACCGTATAACCGGCCGCCGTAAAAACCTTCCGCAACACGGCCCGCGTCGTAGGAGAATCATCCACCACCAGCAATCTGCCGCTGGTCGAAGGTTGCGGGGCAGCCACAGGCGACCGCCGGGCCAGATGCCGCCAGGCGGGGCTGAGCAGGTCGAGCACCAGTTCCACCGAACCATCGGACCGCACCGCCGCCCCCAGCACGCCGTCGAGATCATTCAGCGGAAAGCCCAGCGGCTTGAGCAGCACTTCGGACTCATCGATCAGGTCGTCCACCGCCACGACGATCTCCCCTTCGTGATCGGCCGCCAGCAGGTACGACCAGGCCGATGCATGCCGGGACTGGGGCGAAACTTCCGCGCCTAGCAGCGTCGCCAGATGGACAAACCGCCGGCTGGCGCCGTCGATTGTCAGCACCTGGGAGCCGTCTAATTCCTGCAGCTCTTCGCGCCGGGCGCGGCCCGTGCGGCGGATATTGCTGGTGGGAATCCCAAACCGCCGCCCGCCCGCCAGGACGGTCATAATGCGAACGCTGGAAACAGTAATGGGCACGGTCAACGCAAAGGCCGATCCCTGCGGCGAGGTCGAACGCAGTTCAATGTTTCCGTGCAGCCGCCGTAACGTATCGGCCGCCGCATCGAGCCCCACCCCCCGGCCGGAAATTTCTCCCGCCGCCGCTGTCGAAAAACCCGGACGGAACAACTGGGCAATCAACTCCGATTGCGGCATGCGTTCAAGATCCTCCCGACTGAACTCCCCGGACCGGGACAGCCGTTCGCGGACCCGTGGAAAGTTAACGCCACAGCCGTCATCCGCGATCGTGATCCGCACCAGCGGCCCACTTTGCACGGCCGAAATGGAAATGACCCCCGATTCCGGCTTGCCGGCCTGAACCCGCTGCGCAGGCGACTCGATCCCATGATCGGCCGCATTACGGAGCAGATGCAAAAGAGGCGAGCGGAGAGCTTCCAGCACGGCCTTGTCGAGCAGGATCTCGCCGCTGACTGCTTCGTAACGGATCGACTTGCCCAGCGACTGCGCCAGATCGCGAACGGCCCTGCGCAGCGCTTCCGTTAGCATCGACAGCGGCAGCAGCCGCGCCTGGCGGACTTCGTCTTCGAGCGAATCGATCAACAGCTCTTCCCGCGTTCGCCAGGTCCGCAGTTCTGTCTCAATCCGCAGCGTCTGGTCGAGCGCCCCTTCGATGAATTTCTTTTGCTCGGGCGTGAAGCTCAGTTCCAGCTCGCGCTGGCCGTTCTGCAGGTGCTCGCGCAGGTGCAGCATCCGCTCGGAAAGGACGTCGCCATTGCGCTGGCAGACGCGCACTTCGCCCGCCAGATTGAGCATCCGGTCCAGCCGCTGCGAAGGCACCCGAACCGTGAAACGCTCCTCATCGGTCGCCGCCAGAGCGGCCTCGGGCGAAACCTCCTCCTGCGGGGACTTTTCCTGGTCCGAGGCTGACGACGCGGCCGCCGGCCCGACCGGAAAAGCGGCAGCCGAAGATTGCCCCGACGGCTCGACCCTGCCAGGACCAGGCGGCCCGGCGGAGGGAGCGGGGACGACGGGCGGGGGCGTGGAGCGGACATCGCCTGTTTCTGCCGCGAACCGGTCGGGTGGATCGTCCGCGGGTTCTTCTTCGTCCGGTTGTGCGAAACCGACCTGCCATGTCTCGAAAGCGGCCCGCATGGCGTCGAATTGCGACAAGCCCTGATCGATGGCGTCCTGGTCAATGCGCTGGGGATTTTCGCGCAGGTCGTCCAGCATGTCCTCAAGCGACTGGGCCGCTTCTTTGAGGGTCGGCACGCCGACAACTTTGGCGTCGGACTTCATGCTATGGGCGTGACGAAACAGGTCGTCGATCAGCGCCCGACGGGCTTCCAGCTGGGGGGATGTTTCCAGATCAAGAAACAGCTTTTCGAGCGCCGCCAAATGGTCGCGGGCCTCTTCGCGAAAAATCTCGATAATCGGGTCAACATCCATCGGGCGCAGCTCTGTTTCCAAGGGGGAACGGCATGCCGCCATCCTACCCGTTCTGCGGCCCAGGGAAACGGCTCGACGAGGTCTTTCTGGTAAGGGAACCAGGCGCGCTGCCCGCCGGCTCAGCGGGCCTTGGTCATCTGGATCTCATCGAAAGAGATTTCGCCCACGGCGCCGAACAGCCCGATCCGCAAAATACCTTCGCGAGCATTTGGCGGCACGCGGACAGTGCGCTCCACCAGTCGCCAGTCGCTGGTTCCGCGGAACGGTCCGACCACGGCCACGCCCAGGTCCTTCCGCTGTTCGTCGAAGAAAGAGACAGCAATCAAGGGGACCTCTTCATTGCTGCGGCCGGGAGTCACGTTCTGGCACCGGACCCAGCCGGACAGACGCAGTTCCTGCACACTGCGGCCATCGATGGCAAACCCCTGGAGCAGATGCGCATGACGGCCTGCGGTGGAATTGCGGAAGGTCACATAATGATTGCCAACGGGAGCGTTCCCCGTTTCAAAAGTCAGCTGGCGCTGGTAATACCAGCCGGGAACAAAGCCATTCTCTGGCAGTTCCTCCTCAAAACCGGGATTCTCGGCAGCCGGATGAAGCGGATCCGGCTTGACCTGCCGGGCGTCTTCGGCGGCGCCTGTCATCGGCACGAACAGCGTCGGCCGGAGTTTTTCCGCGACCAGTTTGCCGTCGGTCTTCCGCATGAGATACAGCGTTTGCTGATAGCGTTCGCCGACGGGAATCACCATCAGGCCGCCTTCTTTCAGCTGTTCGACCAGCGGGACCGGGATCTTCTCGGGCGAACAGGTGACGATAATTTTGTCAAAGGGCGCCTTATCGGGCCAGCCGAGAAAACCGTCGCCAACTTTGGTGAATACATTCTGGTAGCTCAGGCGGCTCAGGGTGCGGGCGGCCATTTTCCCCAGCTCTTCGACAATCTCGATCGAATAAACTTCTTTGACCAGCGGGCTCAGAACAGCGGCCTGGTAGCCCGAGCCGGTGCCGATTTCCAGCACGCGATCGTTCGGCTGCGGATCGATCGACTCCGTCATGTAGGCGACAATAAACGGCGACGAGATCGTTTGCTGTTCGCCAATCGGCAAGGCCATATCGTAATAGGCCTGGGAGCGGAGCGAGCTGCGGACAAACTCATGACGCGGCGTGTCCAGCATCGCTTTCAGTACGCGCGGATCTTTCACGCCGGCGCCGGCGATCGCATCATCGACCATCCGCTGGCGGGCCGCTTCCAGCCCAAAGCGCGTCTGGGCCTGGGCGGTGGAAACGGTTGCACCGAATTCCACGACGCAGAATGCCGCGATGCAAAGCAGGCTGGCCGCCGTGACGCCCCGAAAAAAAGCGGGCAGGAACGTTCCTTGCCGCCGGACTGGCGGGCAGAGTTCGCACGATCGGTTCATAGCGGTTCGCCTTCCCATGTTTGAACGCCAGTCATCCGCATGCTGGCGTTACCAGTGAATGCCCCTCGTATCCCCTCACTATACCACGCTCCCGGGCGCCCCGCGCGGGAAGCCTATTGTTCCAACCAGTCGAGCGTGCAGCGGGCAAAGGTGATCTTTTGATAGTTGTCCCGTTCCAGCAGCACGCCGAACGCCCCTTCGGGTAACGGCACGATGCACGAATAGGCGGAAGAACCCGCATAAAGCAGCCGGCTGTGGTCCCACGTTTTGCCTTCATCGGTGCTCATGCGCACGGTCAAATGATCGCGGCCTTTGGACGCGGGATTGGAAAACAGCAGGATGCTCCCGCGCGGGTCGTCGGCCCCGCTGTAGCGCACCAGGCTGCCCTGGCAAACCGGTTCCGGCAACGATGCGTCGTCGGTCGCCGGCCCCCAGGTATCGCCGCCGTCGCTGCTCAGGGCGACCGCCCGGCAATTCTTGCCGCGATAGCTGCGCATATTGAGAAGCAACTGGCCGTCGCTCCGCTGGACGACGGCGCACTCGTTCATGGCGAAATCGGTGGCGCCGCCCCGCTGCCAGGTTTTGCCGTGATCGTCGGAATAGAAAACGTGCGAGCGGCCGGCCGCGTCCCAGCTGCCTTGGCCGCGCACCCGATGATCACACGGAATGACCAGCCTGCCCGCATGCTTCCCCACGGTGAGCTGAATCGCATTCCCCGGCCCACAGGCGTACCAGTCCCAGTCCGACGCCTTGACGTCGGCGGTGATGTCGCGGGGTTTGCTCCAGGTTTTCCCCTGATCGCTGCTGGAGGTCACCAGCACCTCGCGATTGTCGCGGTTGAACGGCAGCCAGATCACGCCGGTGGACTGGTCGACCACCGGACAAGGGTTGCCGATCGTCACCTTCTTGTCGCCGCCTTCTTCATACACCAGTTGCAGCGGCCCCCAGGTGCGGCCGCCGTCGCTGCTTCGTTTCAGAACCAGGTCCAGATCGCCATGATCGCCGCGACCCGTTTTACGTCCTTCGCAGAAAGCCAGCAGATCGCCTCCGGGCGCCGTGATAATCGCGGGAATCCGAAACGTGTGATAGCCTTCCTGACCGGCCGTGAAGACATCGATCAATTCCGGTTCGGCTCCCAGCGAAGCAGAAGCCAGGATGCCTGACAGAATCCCACCAGCAAGGAACCAGGAAACGCAGCAACGGAGCAAACACAA is part of the Lignipirellula cremea genome and encodes:
- a CDS encoding pyridoxal phosphate-dependent decarboxylase family protein; the encoded protein is MTMTAYRKLLLEIRKAFPPPVSDPMHDGYVVFSLLRALDQVDALKSDSPLLGRPIEPDFAKAALERLAESGETVEKVVPELVQYLEGMLIWGHPRAQVNVIANPSIAGIIGVVLPALFNPNLCSDESGRRFSEVEARVSAMTAALVGYDPEQAGGLFTFGGTGALLYGARIGMEKASPGSLQHGIREPAVILASEQSHYACRNIAGWMGLGYDQVIRVPSHADNAVDIRALTAAAEETVSQGKKIACIVATMGTTDAFGVDDLQAIRRMRDNLVERHGLDYIPHLHADAVIGWAWSVFDDYDFDANPMQFRGRTLRALANVQHRMRWLDLADSIGVDFHKTGYAPYVSTLFLLRSRDDFRYIVRERETMPYLFHSGGHHPGMYSLETTRSAAGPMSALAGLLLFGKQGFRAVLGNAVEMAEQLREQIGSRAELTVLNHLNSGPVTLFRAYPDDVDTFSVKEQEMTDPQFVEQVRFHNAFNRRIFHRVHAEALAGRGVAIGLTENYRHSAYGEPVVALKSYVLSPFADAEQMDSIIEHVLAARDYVLAEMATEQGE
- a CDS encoding type 1 glutamine amidotransferase family protein, with protein sequence MKFLVPFSYVCLSLFACLPLAAQEPAPAPVVVVAEGERFQPAAGEAGWQVMHQDQSYATQNFGAMWVTHGGLVGAPAASKEAVAVQKVTIPANGSYRVWSKYQSPPYYNFVHRVEVWQGNRKVFSHDYGKVDALRMYSFCGASTYNLPPQKQLWFPWGVDHDAAEAPKNAAQLKAGPAEIRLITVDNPEPAGDRYVDFVLLTSSTEDTCIGWEKHGQAKSPFIYEAIRSTPLYFRFKNTARTPVKAKLFTHFGHFTWHCAPKHGLVPEAAVSPGAWSPWVNINQVVELLTDEGLQVTLVDGELDSKAARTTPAAVGGSVLVPVQVALDSAGRQVLGELDVPNGETIHFPIDITWNKEKTLRLSRDIAADLIAQSKTEWRKAFPTKPKLIPFYGGFDRGGQPWALALKDALGYNTQLPAPYQTLKVDGYHQHLRNEQAIKDYAAQLGAQKGSFRVCSFGDEITIGGVKLDDPQYLEPFRAWLQKHRLTREDLGVDPRQATPGGNARLQWYGRLFGAEQRFEKYRQLTAVAKQAFGPQVLTGANFSPHHGVMYYGDQLQWIDAFKHQAMSMFWAEDYLFFVPELPQTISFMFARMRSATKYHNLPIHMYIMPHSPGQPADYFRRNSLLAIGAGAKHIDHFWVGPQENYSENYVSWQYPEMFQAIFESTYDTAAVESLLDGAQPRRARVAVVTGKATALNEDHAAVNTAADRFLRMSHLAGKPVQNICRKDQQLIYLALRQAQYQVDLITEDDIVESKNLDQYRAIYFAGEWVNDKAVPRLEKWVTDGGVLYASTGLGHLNQYNEPEQSLLNLLGVKAGAPKKNLYHHRPLLELPLADAITESHPDDLPLQAIAFQQGMQPTSPETRVLVRWKDGSAAVTERPLGRGKAYAVGSAMGAAFWKTALRPVPWARGGEVNLYNPTDFDPAAWKIMNLGVEAAFLDREATSSVTGVESLLLDNKQGTLLTLVNWTNNDELPALNMEVKSAFAPREVFSIRHQKPLDFTYERGKVRFQTDLPEADFIMLKK